From the genome of Sphingobacterium kitahiroshimense, one region includes:
- a CDS encoding hydroxymethylglutaryl-CoA reductase, whose protein sequence is MKTLLKKTEAYDVHTEDACALPFSSEISQTEIAKLCDYLSKKTNKQFPILTDSNINLSLLNGNIENFIGISQIPTGVIGPLKVHGTAANGAYYVPLATSEGALVASYHRGARACLLAGGITSICLKEGIQRSPVFKFENLNDLSLFISWFLAKKESLHDIVKNTSRFAKLTDTKIQIEGNHLTISFEYFTADASGQNMVTICTDAICRFMIDQCPVKPSHWFIEGNSSGDKKATAYSFNNVRGKKVTAEIELSAKIVSEVLKTSSALMDRYWRTSTMGVIQSGAIGAQGHYANGLTALFIATGQDVACVAEAATGITRMELNSDGSLYACVTLPNLIVGTVGGGTNLPTQRECLDMMDCYGEGNSIKYAEIAAALVLAGELSIAAALSAGQFTQAHQKFGRKKSL, encoded by the coding sequence ATGAAAACATTATTAAAAAAAACAGAAGCATATGACGTTCATACTGAAGACGCATGCGCTTTACCATTTTCTTCAGAAATCAGCCAAACAGAGATAGCGAAACTGTGTGATTATCTCAGCAAAAAAACGAATAAACAATTTCCAATACTTACTGACAGTAACATCAACTTATCGCTATTAAATGGAAATATTGAAAATTTTATTGGGATAAGTCAAATTCCTACGGGGGTCATTGGCCCGCTAAAAGTTCATGGTACAGCAGCAAATGGAGCTTACTATGTTCCATTAGCTACCAGTGAAGGCGCGCTGGTGGCTTCATATCATCGTGGAGCGAGAGCATGCTTACTAGCTGGAGGAATTACTTCGATATGTCTAAAGGAAGGTATCCAGAGAAGTCCTGTATTCAAATTTGAAAATTTAAATGATTTAAGCCTTTTTATCTCTTGGTTTCTTGCTAAAAAAGAAAGTCTCCACGATATTGTTAAAAATACAAGCAGATTTGCTAAGCTAACAGATACAAAGATTCAGATTGAAGGAAACCATCTCACCATATCTTTTGAATACTTTACAGCAGATGCATCGGGACAAAATATGGTCACGATATGTACAGATGCGATCTGTCGATTTATGATTGATCAATGTCCCGTTAAACCTAGCCATTGGTTTATAGAAGGAAATAGTTCAGGAGACAAAAAAGCAACAGCATATTCCTTTAATAACGTTAGGGGTAAGAAAGTCACAGCGGAAATTGAATTATCCGCTAAAATTGTATCAGAGGTACTTAAAACGTCATCTGCACTCATGGATAGGTATTGGCGTACTTCTACAATGGGAGTGATCCAGAGCGGTGCAATAGGCGCACAGGGTCATTATGCTAATGGGCTTACAGCATTATTTATAGCTACCGGTCAAGATGTGGCCTGCGTCGCAGAAGCGGCAACAGGAATTACAAGAATGGAATTAAATAGTGATGGATCTCTCTACGCCTGTGTTACATTGCCAAATCTGATCGTAGGAACGGTAGGTGGAGGAACCAATCTACCTACTCAAAGAGAATGTCTGGATATGATGGACTGTTATGGAGAAGGAAATTCAATAAAATATGCCGAGATAGCTGCTGCTCTTGTTCTTGCCGGCGAGTTATCGATCGCCGCGGCGCTGTCAGCAGGTCAATTTACGCAGGCTCATCAAAAGTTCGGTAGAAAAAAATCACTGTAA
- a CDS encoding CDP-alcohol phosphatidyltransferase family protein codes for METKKENRWNVPNALSLYRLLALPFIIYTIITANRESFILLLSINLVTDILDGLIARLFNLQTEFGAKLDSIADIGTYIMAFMGMISLEKVFVATYKIEFIILIAMWLIPQLCALIRFQRFPSFHLWSYKITGYLQGIFIFSYFVFGFSAFYFHLMLVVSCLAYLEELILVITLPKLHSNLKSIFLIQQQKRN; via the coding sequence ATGGAAACTAAAAAAGAAAACAGATGGAATGTGCCAAATGCACTTTCACTATACCGTTTATTGGCATTACCTTTTATCATTTATACTATAATTACAGCAAATAGAGAGTCCTTTATATTGTTGCTGTCCATAAACCTAGTAACTGATATACTTGACGGATTAATCGCAAGACTGTTTAATCTTCAAACAGAGTTTGGTGCAAAACTAGATTCGATTGCAGACATCGGGACTTATATTATGGCGTTCATGGGAATGATTAGTTTAGAAAAAGTATTCGTAGCAACATACAAAATAGAATTTATAATCTTAATTGCGATGTGGTTAATTCCACAGTTATGCGCGCTTATCAGATTTCAAAGATTCCCTAGCTTTCATTTATGGTCTTATAAAATAACTGGCTACTTACAGGGCATATTTATTTTCAGCTACTTCGTATTTGGCTTTAGTGCATTCTACTTTCACTTGATGTTAGTTGTTAGTTGTCTAGCGTACCTAGAGGAATTAATCTTGGTTATTACGCTACCAAAACTACACTCTAATTTAAAGAGCATATTTCTTATACAGCAACAAAAAAGAAATTAA
- a CDS encoding phosphatidate cytidylyltransferase — protein MYLIIGSILFLFFGIGSLVTQYINKQSKLRQANERWLKLVLYFVILIMVFSCIYFELTVSLAICIGIIGLFEISKAHIFSNKRIIFFFFSVFIYLTILFAFIKFSDNTLTENVCFVYFTVVTFDGFSQLTGQLFGKRKLLPQISPNKTFEGLLGGLILTTSTSFFFFQYIDFSIGQTIATAISICFTALTGDLLASLLKRKYQIKDYSKLIPGHGGILDRFDSFIFSGAMYWLADLFKEIL, from the coding sequence ATGTACTTAATTATTGGTTCTATATTGTTCCTGTTTTTTGGAATAGGCAGTTTAGTTACACAGTATATCAATAAACAGAGTAAGCTGCGACAAGCTAATGAACGTTGGTTAAAACTCGTGTTGTACTTTGTAATTCTGATCATGGTATTTTCGTGTATCTATTTTGAATTAACAGTATCTCTAGCTATTTGCATTGGAATAATAGGTCTTTTTGAAATTTCAAAAGCTCATATATTTTCCAATAAACGGATTATATTTTTCTTTTTTTCTGTATTTATTTACCTTACGATCCTATTTGCATTTATCAAATTCAGTGACAATACTTTAACAGAAAACGTATGCTTTGTATACTTTACTGTGGTCACTTTTGATGGATTCAGCCAACTTACTGGTCAATTATTTGGTAAAAGAAAACTTCTGCCTCAGATTAGTCCCAATAAAACTTTTGAAGGTTTACTTGGAGGTTTAATACTAACAACATCGACCAGCTTTTTCTTTTTCCAATACATCGATTTTTCAATTGGCCAAACCATAGCGACAGCAATTTCTATTTGTTTTACAGCACTCACTGGAGATTTATTAGCTTCATTGCTGAAACGTAAATATCAAATTAAAGATTATAGTAAGCTAATTCCAGGTCATGGTGGGATACTAGATCGCTTTGACAGCTTTATATTTTCTGGAGCTATGTATTGGTTAGCTGATTTATTTAAAGAAATATTATAA
- a CDS encoding diacylglycerol/polyprenol kinase family protein has protein sequence MKNDLLNLLLLALTFLLLFALSEFLYHQYKIKVELTRKLVHIGTGLICLLFPILLKNHWSVLFLCGLFAVILLLSLKFNLLKSINAVDRKSVGSIVYPVAVYLCFLIQTSLDECYIYYYLPLVTLAICDPMAALSGKKWPLAQYKIFGVKKTLMGSTVFFICAMIVMFLTWRSVYNSNLDSEEFIVIATIALTATLAEAFSKDGYDNLTIPVSILVCLYIYFP, from the coding sequence ATGAAAAACGATTTGTTAAACCTGCTTTTACTGGCATTGACATTCTTGCTTTTATTTGCTCTTTCTGAATTTTTATACCATCAATACAAGATTAAGGTAGAATTGACAAGAAAACTTGTACATATTGGTACGGGATTAATTTGTTTGCTCTTTCCAATATTATTGAAAAATCATTGGTCAGTCCTATTTCTTTGTGGATTATTTGCTGTGATTTTACTCCTATCCTTAAAATTTAATTTATTAAAATCCATCAATGCAGTTGACAGAAAATCCGTAGGTAGTATTGTATATCCAGTGGCAGTTTATCTGTGCTTCTTAATCCAGACGTCTTTGGATGAATGCTATATATATTATTATTTACCTTTAGTTACCTTAGCTATTTGCGATCCTATGGCCGCACTATCCGGCAAGAAATGGCCTTTAGCGCAATATAAGATCTTTGGTGTAAAAAAAACTTTAATGGGATCTACTGTTTTCTTTATATGTGCTATGATCGTTATGTTTTTAACATGGAGATCCGTTTATAATTCTAATTTAGATTCGGAGGAATTTATAGTAATAGCCACAATTGCTCTTACTGCTACATTAGCAGAGGCATTTAGCAAAGATGGCTATGATAACTTAACAATTCCGGTAAGTATATTAGTCTGTTTGTATATATATTTTCCTTGA
- a CDS encoding sensor histidine kinase → MSTFYYSLLFLVFFILVLLAVFLYLKIRILKRQNKLLIRQNRDLNSISLPDETNYYKLDPHLLKNALNAIQSHAYQSYHALDKLSNVLDYILYETDGTFVKLKDEIAFAQNLIEINKLKISPLFDLHIRKKISAEAGEMLIAPFMTINPIENAFKHADVQNENSFISVVFEVIDDYFHLTVSNRVMQKQKIDSSLGGLGNKTFSKRLKNIYGTEYSLNTEQKENIYTVTVKIKLYQND, encoded by the coding sequence ATGTCTACTTTTTATTATAGTTTATTATTTCTTGTGTTCTTTATTCTTGTTTTATTAGCGGTCTTCCTCTACTTGAAGATTCGTATATTAAAACGTCAAAATAAACTATTAATTCGACAAAATCGAGATTTAAATAGCATTTCTCTTCCTGATGAAACGAATTATTATAAGTTGGACCCACACTTACTAAAAAATGCATTAAACGCTATTCAGTCTCATGCCTACCAAAGTTATCATGCACTTGATAAATTATCCAATGTACTAGATTATATTCTTTATGAAACAGATGGCACGTTCGTAAAGTTAAAAGATGAGATCGCTTTTGCGCAAAATCTAATAGAGATCAATAAACTTAAAATAAGTCCTTTATTTGATCTACATATACGAAAAAAAATTAGTGCCGAAGCTGGAGAAATGCTTATTGCTCCATTTATGACCATCAACCCAATTGAAAATGCTTTCAAACATGCTGATGTTCAAAATGAAAACAGTTTTATCTCTGTGGTGTTTGAGGTTATCGACGATTATTTTCACCTCACCGTTTCTAATCGGGTCATGCAAAAACAAAAAATAGACTCAAGCCTAGGTGGATTGGGCAATAAAACTTTTTCAAAACGGTTGAAAAATATTTACGGTACTGAATACAGCTTGAATACTGAGCAAAAAGAAAATATATACACGGTAACCGTAAAAATAAAACTTTATCAAAATGATTAA
- a CDS encoding LytR/AlgR family response regulator transcription factor, protein MIKCILLDDELPSLSYIQALCENFKDVEIVKSFNNPQKFLAQIDRLDFNTCILDIHMPGMNGLEVARILSDKAIIFSTAHKEYAADAFDLNAVDYIRKPYQADRLQTAFDKALKWLNSTKETGLEVIELNSNQGKTRIRIDQIAYIEVADHDRRDKYIYMKDGQNILAKNISLDEILAILPSGKFCRINRRNVVALAVVSSYTAQYVACKIKDMHDLKQLTLSAPYKDHFVNSLNV, encoded by the coding sequence ATGATTAAATGTATTTTATTGGATGATGAACTTCCTTCACTAAGTTACATTCAAGCTTTATGTGAAAATTTTAAGGACGTAGAAATCGTGAAAAGTTTCAATAATCCCCAAAAGTTTTTAGCACAGATTGACAGACTTGATTTTAACACCTGTATTCTAGATATTCATATGCCAGGTATGAACGGACTAGAGGTCGCCCGGATACTTTCTGACAAAGCAATTATCTTTTCAACAGCTCATAAGGAATATGCTGCTGATGCATTTGATCTCAATGCTGTGGATTATATACGAAAACCTTATCAGGCTGATCGATTACAGACTGCTTTTGATAAAGCCTTGAAGTGGCTTAACTCAACAAAGGAAACGGGTTTAGAGGTTATAGAGTTAAACAGTAATCAAGGAAAAACAAGGATAAGAATAGATCAAATTGCCTATATTGAGGTGGCCGATCATGATAGGCGGGATAAATACATCTATATGAAAGACGGTCAAAATATTCTTGCGAAAAACATCAGTTTAGATGAAATTTTGGCGATCCTACCTTCTGGAAAATTCTGTAGGATCAACAGACGAAATGTTGTTGCATTAGCTGTGGTCTCGTCTTACACAGCACAGTATGTCGCGTGTAAAATAAAAGATATGCATGACCTGAAACAACTTACCTTATCGGCACCCTACAAAGATCATTTTGTAAACAGCTTAAATGTTTAG
- a CDS encoding cation:proton antiporter, which yields MFKSKYRSTFFYLAILIIGIALGYFIIHQGSQFENQPHTTADVPLNSAWSHFLDHLHENLSYPLAILMLQIITIIFVARIFGILFRKIGQPSVIGEIVAGIALGPSLLGNYFPEISTFLFPFSSLGNLGVLSQIGLVLFMFVVGMELDLKILKNKAQDAIVISHVSIIFPFLLGMGLAYVIFQTTAPEGISFLSYALFIGISMSITAFPVLARIVQERGMSKTRLGSIAITCAAADDITAWCLLAAVIAVVKAGSVVSAVYTIAFAAGYVLLMVRFVKPFLQRIGDLHSTKERLGKSIVGIFFLTLLISSWTTEVIGIHALFGAFMAGVIMPTNTSFRSIFIEKVEDVAQVLLLPLFFVFTGLRTQIGLLNEAEHWQTCFWVVTIAVVGKFIGSALSARFVGQNWHSSLTIGALMNTRGLMELVALNIGYDLGVLTDEMFAILVLMALITTFMTGPALDLINKFFKPEIENNGDLISKKNKYNILISFGNPNSGKILLRIANMLIKKSKENSTVTALHLSIGNELNTYNSIEYERDNFSVLNDESEKIEQPYTGIFRGTDNINDDIAKMANEEDFDLLLTGIGQSVYEGSVLGSIIGFTSKVVNPERLLGSLTGKESLFNHSGFEDKTTALLKAVHIPCGILVDRGLPEEVKNILVPIKTLSDSFLLIYVHKLVQNNDVKISFLDEDEVIKTSVELKEAIRSLDYAAPNQINIIEEPKTKDIDYSSFDIILISFIAWKQISFEKEQWTKKLPSTLILKP from the coding sequence ATGTTTAAAAGTAAGTACCGCTCCACCTTTTTTTATCTAGCCATTTTAATTATTGGGATAGCTTTAGGCTATTTTATTATCCATCAGGGCTCCCAATTTGAAAATCAACCACATACAACTGCAGATGTACCACTCAACTCAGCATGGTCACATTTCTTAGATCATTTGCATGAAAATCTTTCCTACCCGCTAGCAATACTCATGTTGCAGATCATAACAATCATATTTGTAGCGCGAATCTTTGGTATATTATTCAGAAAAATTGGTCAACCCTCTGTTATTGGAGAAATCGTAGCGGGTATTGCACTAGGGCCCTCCCTACTAGGGAATTACTTTCCAGAAATATCCACATTTTTATTTCCATTCAGTTCTTTGGGAAATCTGGGGGTATTGAGTCAAATAGGTTTAGTGCTATTTATGTTTGTCGTCGGCATGGAGCTAGATTTGAAAATATTGAAAAACAAAGCTCAAGATGCCATAGTTATCAGTCATGTAAGCATTATCTTTCCTTTTCTTCTAGGAATGGGGCTCGCCTATGTGATCTTCCAGACAACAGCACCTGAAGGTATTTCATTTTTATCATATGCGCTCTTTATTGGAATATCCATGAGTATTACTGCATTTCCTGTTTTGGCAAGGATCGTACAGGAAAGGGGTATGAGCAAAACACGACTAGGTTCGATTGCCATCACCTGTGCAGCGGCAGATGATATCACTGCTTGGTGTCTTTTGGCAGCTGTTATTGCGGTTGTAAAAGCAGGATCTGTAGTCAGTGCAGTTTACACGATCGCTTTCGCGGCCGGCTATGTCTTATTGATGGTCCGGTTCGTAAAACCATTTCTCCAACGTATCGGTGACCTTCACTCCACTAAAGAACGGTTAGGCAAATCGATTGTAGGTATCTTTTTTCTAACATTGCTGATTTCTTCATGGACCACCGAAGTTATCGGTATCCACGCCCTATTTGGAGCTTTTATGGCTGGTGTAATCATGCCAACCAACACAAGTTTTCGAAGTATCTTTATTGAAAAAGTAGAAGATGTAGCGCAAGTACTTCTTTTACCGCTATTTTTTGTCTTTACAGGCCTAAGAACACAGATTGGATTACTCAATGAGGCCGAACATTGGCAAACCTGTTTCTGGGTGGTTACAATTGCTGTAGTGGGTAAATTTATTGGAAGTGCTTTATCGGCAAGATTTGTGGGGCAAAACTGGCACAGTAGCCTTACCATAGGAGCTTTGATGAATACTAGAGGTTTGATGGAACTAGTCGCTCTAAACATAGGTTATGATTTAGGAGTCCTTACTGATGAAATGTTCGCAATACTGGTTCTTATGGCTTTGATCACAACATTTATGACGGGGCCTGCATTAGATTTAATTAATAAATTTTTTAAGCCTGAAATCGAAAATAATGGCGATCTCATTTCGAAGAAAAATAAATACAATATTCTGATTTCATTTGGCAACCCAAATTCTGGAAAAATTTTACTCCGTATTGCCAATATGCTGATTAAAAAATCAAAAGAAAATAGTACGGTAACGGCATTACATCTTTCGATCGGGAATGAACTCAATACTTATAATTCGATCGAATACGAAAGAGATAATTTTTCAGTATTAAATGATGAAAGTGAAAAAATAGAGCAACCGTACACTGGTATTTTTAGAGGTACCGACAATATCAACGACGACATTGCAAAAATGGCCAATGAAGAAGATTTCGACTTACTGTTGACAGGTATCGGTCAATCTGTCTATGAAGGATCTGTTTTAGGAAGTATCATCGGGTTTACAAGTAAAGTCGTTAATCCGGAAAGATTGTTAGGTTCATTAACAGGTAAAGAAAGTTTATTTAATCATAGCGGATTTGAAGATAAAACGACAGCGCTTTTAAAAGCTGTTCATATTCCTTGTGGAATTTTAGTCGATAGGGGTCTTCCTGAAGAGGTGAAAAACATATTGGTTCCTATCAAAACACTTAGTGATAGTTTCTTATTAATATATGTGCACAAACTTGTACAGAACAACGATGTAAAAATAAGTTTCTTAGACGAAGATGAGGTCATTAAAACCTCTGTAGAGCTCAAAGAGGCTATTCGTTCGTTAGATTATGCGGCACCTAATCAAATCAATATTATAGAGGAACCCAAGACTAAAGATATTGATTATTCTTCATTCGATATTATACTGATAAGTTTCATTGCTTGGAAACAGATTTCTTTTGAGAAAGAGCAATGGACGAAAAAATTACCGAGTACATTGATTTTAAAACCTTAA
- a CDS encoding endonuclease/exonuclease/phosphatase family protein produces the protein MHTALYIFSSILIIISFIPLIRNDYWTFRIFEYPRLQKLVLTALSLALLLIFSNRTLTFYIYVTLLSGTILYLLKQIIPFTPLGKKQILRVRQEIPDQTISIMISNVFEDNTNYKGCIAEIKKTDADLVLLLETSHEWMEQLKEATDAYPYRIEKPIDNTYGMLLYSKLELKESEVKFLVEDDIPSIHTKVILRNGQVIQLYAVHPTPPVPGENPRSTERDKELLLIADKALASKIPVIVCGDLNDVAWSYTTELFLKTSQLLDPRRGRFFLNTFHAHHFFMRFPLDHIFCSTDFKLKKMKRLNNFDSDHFPILTVLQYEKSADAEQEDNTLDLDQEDRELAEEKKEKC, from the coding sequence ATGCACACAGCTCTATATATTTTTTCTTCCATCCTAATCATTATAAGTTTTATTCCATTAATAAGAAATGATTATTGGACGTTCCGAATTTTTGAGTATCCAAGACTACAAAAGCTTGTATTAACAGCCCTGTCACTGGCGCTCCTTTTAATATTCTCTAACAGAACGTTAACCTTCTATATTTATGTAACCTTACTTTCAGGGACTATTTTATACCTATTAAAACAGATCATTCCCTTTACTCCTCTTGGAAAAAAGCAGATTTTAAGAGTAAGACAGGAAATACCCGATCAAACCATCAGTATTATGATATCAAATGTGTTTGAAGATAATACCAATTACAAAGGCTGCATTGCGGAAATTAAAAAGACTGATGCTGACCTGGTACTACTACTGGAAACCAGTCATGAATGGATGGAACAGCTTAAGGAAGCTACAGATGCCTATCCTTATCGTATAGAGAAACCGATAGATAACACTTATGGTATGTTGCTGTACTCTAAATTGGAATTGAAGGAAAGTGAAGTCAAATTTCTTGTGGAGGATGATATCCCTTCCATTCATACAAAAGTAATTTTACGAAATGGGCAGGTCATTCAATTATATGCGGTACATCCGACTCCTCCTGTACCAGGTGAAAACCCAAGGTCAACAGAACGTGATAAGGAACTCCTTCTGATTGCAGATAAAGCTTTAGCATCAAAAATACCAGTGATAGTTTGCGGTGACCTGAATGACGTCGCCTGGAGCTATACCACTGAATTATTTTTAAAGACAAGTCAATTACTTGATCCGAGAAGAGGCCGTTTCTTTCTGAATACTTTTCATGCACATCATTTTTTTATGCGCTTTCCTTTAGATCATATTTTCTGTAGTACAGACTTCAAATTAAAGAAAATGAAAAGACTGAATAATTTTGATTCAGATCACTTCCCAATTCTGACCGTATTACAATACGAAAAATCCGCGGATGCAGAACAAGAAGACAATACATTAGATTTAGATCAGGAAGATCGGGAATTAGCTGAGGAAAAAAAAGAAAAGTGCTGA
- a CDS encoding acyl-[acyl-carrier-protein] thioesterase encodes MDNSTFEKNWEINFTQCYSNARIRYSDLSNLLQLTAGEHATIAGFGFREMAKNNQTWVLSRIRFEINRLPKWMDIVTIKTWIQHLEGAKSTRNFEVYVNNQLYVTATSYWAVINTVKRGPEELAIALGDFKTFPERHSTQKPFSKLNLAQTVKPIENYTVKISDLDIVNHANNVKYLDWCMDRLPMELVLTNQIVSIEMNYLRELRYNDRVEISGNSTDKGYFMTVTKQERVSFALEIETK; translated from the coding sequence ATGGACAATTCAACATTTGAAAAAAACTGGGAAATCAATTTTACACAATGCTATTCAAATGCCAGAATCCGTTATTCTGATCTTTCCAATTTACTGCAACTCACAGCTGGTGAACATGCGACTATTGCAGGTTTTGGTTTTAGGGAAATGGCCAAAAATAATCAGACCTGGGTGTTAAGCCGTATCCGGTTTGAAATAAACCGCTTGCCAAAATGGATGGATATAGTGACCATAAAAACCTGGATTCAGCACTTAGAAGGGGCTAAATCAACCCGTAATTTTGAGGTGTATGTCAATAACCAACTTTATGTGACTGCTACAAGTTATTGGGCGGTTATCAATACTGTAAAAAGAGGACCTGAGGAACTGGCAATAGCACTTGGCGATTTTAAAACATTTCCAGAGCGTCACAGTACGCAAAAGCCTTTTTCAAAACTAAATCTAGCACAGACAGTAAAACCAATCGAAAACTATACGGTTAAAATATCGGATCTGGATATTGTCAATCATGCTAATAATGTCAAATATTTAGATTGGTGTATGGATAGATTACCGATGGAATTAGTGCTAACAAATCAAATTGTATCCATAGAAATGAATTACCTACGAGAACTCCGCTATAATGACCGTGTAGAAATTAGTGGTAACTCAACAGATAAGGGCTATTTCATGACGGTCACAAAGCAAGAACGTGTTTCATTCGCCTTAGAAATCGAAACTAAATAA
- a CDS encoding gluconate 2-dehydrogenase subunit 3 family protein, with protein MNRREAIQRVAMLMGGVVIGSSLFLEGCSRSATKQVEVLFEPKTTDLLGDLAEAILPKTSTPGAKEAGVGSFIPVMVRDCYTDEQQTVFMDGINNLDKKAQELMKKNFLDLSAEERTSFVNLLDKEAGEFNKKQDEATKEEREKNAVKQNELYREVENKPPHWFTMFKQLTLTGYFNSELGLTKALRYVKIPGKFDGNYPYKKGDKAFAG; from the coding sequence ATGAATAGAAGAGAAGCAATTCAACGTGTCGCAATGTTGATGGGAGGCGTGGTCATTGGTTCAAGCCTTTTTCTTGAAGGTTGTTCACGCTCTGCTACTAAACAGGTAGAAGTTTTATTCGAACCTAAGACAACCGATTTATTGGGAGACTTAGCCGAAGCAATATTACCGAAAACCTCTACTCCTGGAGCTAAAGAAGCAGGCGTGGGAAGCTTTATCCCAGTGATGGTAAGAGATTGTTATACCGATGAACAACAAACTGTTTTCATGGATGGAATTAACAACCTAGATAAAAAAGCACAAGAGTTAATGAAGAAAAATTTCTTAGATCTTTCTGCTGAAGAACGTACAAGTTTTGTAAACTTACTAGACAAAGAAGCTGGTGAGTTTAATAAAAAACAAGATGAGGCGACAAAAGAAGAACGTGAGAAAAATGCTGTAAAACAAAATGAATTATATAGAGAAGTGGAAAACAAACCACCTCATTGGTTTACAATGTTTAAGCAGTTAACCTTAACAGGATACTTTAATTCGGAACTGGGATTAACTAAAGCATTGCGCTATGTGAAGATTCCAGGAAAATTCGATGGAAATTACCCTTATAAAAAAGGTGATAAAGCTTTTGCAGGTTAA